The Synechococcus sp. M16.1 genome includes the window GACGATGACGCCGAAGAACGGCCGGAAGAGGAGTTCTACCGACCGCGCCGCGCCAGCCGTGCCGCCATTCCTGAGGAAGCCGCCAGTCGTCGCTCCGCAGACCGTGAACAAGGCGATTCCGGCTGGGACCAAAACGACGAGCGCTCCCGCCGCATGGCTCGCTTCCGTGCGGGCGAAGCCCGGGATGAGCGGCGTCCTGACTTTGGCTCCAGACGGACGGATCGAGAGGAACAACGCCGTGGCAGCCGTCCCATGGGGCGGCCTGAGCGTCCTTCCGGCGAACGCGCTCCTTCAGGAGCCGAGGATGCCGCCTTTGCCCCCAGCCGCAGTTCAGCGCCGAGCAGTTCGGCCCCGAACCGGGGACGCCCCAGCGCCAACCCGAACGCCGCGAGCGACTCCAGGCGATCCCCTGAGCCGCCCCTGGCCTCGAACCGGCCCAGCAGCAACCGCCAACCCCCCCGCAGCTCACGGCCTTCGTCCGGCAGACCGCGGGACAACAGCTCCCGCTTCGACGACTGAGCCAGTTGCCTCGTCCGCTGCTGATCCTGCTCGCCAGCCTGGCGCTGATGGGCTGCAACGGTCGTAGTGAACGGGCCGGTGGTGGCTTGCTCGCCACCAGTCAGGAGGCCCCAGCCCTGAGTGGCAGTGGTGAGTGGCTGGCGGTCGTCAGCGATCGCGGCGGCCGACCCACGGTGCAGCTGCGCCGCCTGAGCGACGGATCGGTTGTCTCCGTGCCCCAGCTGAGCCGACATCAGCCCCACAGCTCGCCCTCCTTGAGCTGGAACGGCCGTTACCTGGCAGCGATCACGCAGCGGGGGCGCCGCCGACTCGCGGTGGTGACCGACCGCCTGAACGGACGCATGCATCCCCTGCCGCTGCCGGGGGGGAGGGACCCGGTGCAGCTCAGTCTGGCGCCGGATGCCCAGCAGATCGCCCTGCAGGTGACGGATCAGGGGAGATGGCGCGTGGAACTGCTGGATCTGAGTGATCTGCTCGAGCCGGACCGTCCTCCGGGACAGAGCCTCTCCACACCGGCGCTGTCGTCAGAGCCATGATCCGCGTCGCTCTGCTGTTCAGCCTGGTGTTGGTGAGCGGGTGCAGCAGCCCCAGGACCACTCCCCGGCCCGACCTCAACGGCCTGCTGCGTCAATCCGTGAACAGCCGGCGGGGTCCCTCCCTGGGGGGACGCTGGCTGGCCAGCCTGGGCCAACGCAATGGGCGGGAACGGGTCGAACTGATCGACCTGCGCAGCCGTAGCCCCGTCCCGTTGCCGGGCCTCAACCGTGCTGATGCCCAACCGATCAGCGTCAGCGTCAGTGCCGATGGACAACGCCTGGCCGTGGTCCAGCAACGGGAGGACCGCACGGAACTGGTGCTCTACCGGCGCAACGTCGGGGCGACGCAACGGCTGCCCCTGGACCCACCGGGGGTGCCCCGCAGCGTCAGCCTGGATGGCTCGGGCCGGCGGCTGGCGGTGCAGGTGAGCCGGAACGGACGCTGGGATGTGGATCTGATCCGCCTGCCCTGATCAGGGCAGCAGCCCCGCCCAGTGCAGAAAGGTGTCGCCGCTGAGCACCTCGATCAGCAGCACCGCCACAAAACCCACCATGGCGAAGCGGCCATTCACCCGCTCGGCATAGCCACTCCAGCCGAAAGCAGGCACGTCGTTGGTGGTGGCAGACGTCTCCGGAACGGACGTGGTGTCAGGGGTCTCGCTGGTGGAGGTCATCCGGCCGGTTCAAGAACGCCCGAAGTCATAGCTGGTCGCCGGGATCAGCCGCCAGTCGTGATCACCGCTGAGCTCCAGAACGGTGTCATGGAAGTCCTTCAGGGTTGGCCGGTGGCCCACGCTAATGAACGCCACCTCCCGATCCCGCAACAGGGAATAAAGGCGGGATTCGGTCTCGACATCCAGGGCACTGGTGGCTTCATCCAGCACCACGACCTTGGGCGAATTGAGCAGCAGCCGCGCAAAGGCCAGTCGCTGCTGTTCACCTAGAGAGAGCAGCCGCGGCCAGTCCTGTTTGATGTCGAGGTCGGGATAGCGCTGCAGAAGTTTGCCCAACATCACCTGATCCAAAACAGCCCGTAGCTGTTCATCGCTGAAACGGGCCTGATCGAGGGGATAACAAAGCTGTTCGCGCAGAGATCCCAGTGCCATGTAGGGCTTCTGAGGGATGAAAAGGAGATCGCCCTGACCCGGGGAATAAACGGTGCCCGTGGGCGAGCCCCACAGGCCACTCACCACCCGCAGCAGAGACGTCTTGCCACAGCCGGAGGGTCCCACCACCAACAGCCCCTCAGCGTTGCCCAGGGAAAAACTGAGGTCGCGCACCAGCACGTTGTCGGTACGCGGTGTTTTGACCGTCACCCCCTGCAGCGCCAGGCGCTCAGAGGGCACGATCCGCGGCACGTAATCACTCCACTCCTCCGGATCGAGGTTGGAGATGTTGGATTGAAAGCCTTCAAGCCGGTTGATGGATGCCGAGAACCGGGCCAGGGCTTCGATGTTGTAAATGATGAAAAACAACGATCCCTCAACCAGGTTGTAGGCGACGTTCGCCTGGGCGAAGCCGCCGTAATCCATCTCACCGGCGAGAATCGGTGCCGCAAGAATCAGATAGGGGATGAAATTGCTGGCGTAAATGCTGGAGCGCTGCAGCACCCGCAGCAGCACTTCCCAGACAATCAGCAGATTGAAGTTTTCAACGACAGTGGCCAGGCGACGCGTCACCTCCTTGGCTTCCTGCTGCTCACCGGCGTAGAAGGCAATCGACTCGGCGTTGTCACGCACCCGTACGAGGCCATAGCGGTAATCCGCTTCAAAACGCAGTTGGAAATTGTTCAACCGCACCAACTTGCGGCCAGCCACAATCATCAGGACAGACACCGCGGTTGCATAGGCCAGAAGGGCAAAGGTGAGCCCCTCACTCACCGAATAAAGGATGAGGATATTGAGGGAAAAGGTGAGGATCGAATCAAAAATATTCAGCGCAAAACCAAGGGCCTGTGCCGTGAAATCACGCACATCCTCGGAAATACGTTGATCGGGGTTATCAACATTGGTGGCCGCTTCATCATTGGGATTGAGCACGTAATAGGCCCGATCCCGCAGGTAATCGTCCACCAGGCTCAGCGACAACCATTCGCGCCAGAACAACCCAAGTTTCTGAGTGAAATAAAACTGCAGGCTGCGAATCGGCAGTGCCACAGCAAAACAGGCGCCGTAGATCCAGAGGTTGCGATACGACGCATCGCCATCCCTGGCGATCAACGCATTGGTCAGATCCCTGGCGAGGAATGTGATACCGGCGTTGATGCCGTTCACACTCAACAGCATCAGGATGATCAGGCCGAGAAACAGCCAAGGCAACCAGCGGCGATGCCTGAGTTGGCCCCGCACGGAGGCAAACACCACAGCCCCCAGCACGAACAGGGCACTGATGCCCGCCCCCCATCCACGGGACCAGAGCATGGCCAGGGACGACTGGACGCCACCGAGGTACTGGCCGGACAACTCCGGCAACAGCCACGACAGGCCGTTCATCAAGCCGGTGACCAGGAACAGCACGATCCCAGCCACACAGAAGAGCAGGCTCACCAGCAGTCCAAGGAACTGCCAGCCGTTGTCTTCGGTGTAGGGGAAGAAGTAGGGCTGCGAAAGCCGACGCAGCTTGGCGGCCTGATTGCGCAGGTTCTGAAGCTGGTGGGTCATGCCACTGCTGAACTGTGCTCAGTCTGGCTGTCGCCGCGCCGCTTCGCCGCTGACCTCAACCGGGAGGCCACGCCAGAGGACGTCCACCGATCACGTGCACATGAAGGTGAAACACCGTCTGGCCAGCACCGGCGCCACTGTTGATCACCGTGCGGAAGTCGTCCAGACCCTCCTGTTTGGCCACGCGGGCAGCCACCAGCAACAAATGGCCCAGCAGGGCCGCATCCTCAGCAGCACCGGAGCGCAGACTCTCGATCGGCTTGCGCGGAATCACCAGCACATGAACGGGGGCCTGGGGCGCGACATCGCGAAAGGCCAGGCACTGCTCATCGCTGTAGACCTCATCGCACGGGATCTCGCCACGAAGGATCTTCCCGAAGATCGTGTCGTCTGCCATGGGCCTTGAAAAGAGGGAACAGCCGGACCGGTGTGACAGCAGGGGCATGAATCTCCTGCGTCACCCACTCCAGAATGCTGGCACGTTGTCTCAGTGCATCCCTGCAAGGTCTGGAGGCCAGACCGGTGGTGGTGGAAGTAGACCTCGCCCCAGGCCTGCCGGGCGTTCAGCTGGTGGGTCGGCCGGACAAGGCCATTCAGGAATCCCGGGAGCGGGTCCGAACCGCCCTGCGCAACAGCGGCTTCCGCGGCCCCCTCGTCCGCGTGGTGATCAACCTGGCTCCGGCCGATCTGCGCAAGGAAGGCCCCTCCTTTGACCTCCCCATCGCCCTGGCCCTGTTGGTGGCCAGCGGGCAGCTCGCCCGCCCTCCGCTGGAGGGCCTCTGGTGTGCGGGCGAGTTGGGGATCGACGGCAGCCTCAGGCCCTGTCGCGGGGTGATTGCCCTTGCTGAAAAGGCCCAGCAGCACAAGGCCCAGGCCCTGGTGGTTCCTCCTGAGAACGCTCAGGAGGCCAGCCTGATTGAGGGGCTCACGATCCGCACCGCAGCCAACCTACGCACGCTGGTGGAGCAGCTGAAAGGCGAGCGCCCCTGGCCAGCGACCGGTTACAGCAGCACCCGATCCTCAACCCGGCCAACCAAGCCGGAGCCTTGGCCCTGCCTGGACAGCAGCCTCGCCTCCCGCGCCCTGGCCCTCTCGGCAGCCGGCAGCCACCATCTGCTGCTCGTGGGTCCCCCCGGCTGCGGCAAGACCCGCCTGGCCCATCAACTGCCGCGACTGCTGCCGGCCCTGAGCCACAAGGAAGCGCTCTCGATCACGCGCATCCATTCCGTCGCCGGCCAACTGCATGGCATCGAACACCTGCAGCAGCAGCGCCCCTTTCGATCGCCGCACCACAGCTGCTCCGCCGCCGCCTTGCTCGGCGGCGGACGCTCACCCCGTCCTGGGGAGGTGAGCCTGGCCCACGGTGGCGTGCTTTTCCTTGATGAGCTGGCGGAATTCCCGCGGGCGGTCCTGGATCAATTGCGGCAGCCCTTAGAAAACGGCGCTGTACAGATCAGCCGTTCCCAGCAGAGCACGGTGTTCCCGGCCCTGGTCACCCTGGTGGCTGCCACCAATCCCTGCCCCTGCGGCTGGCATGGCGACCGCGACCATGGCTGTCGCTGCAGCATCAGCCAGCGCTACTGGCAGCGGCTCTCGGGCCCGCTCTTGGATCGGCTCGATCTGCAACTGCGACTGGAACGGCGCTCCGCCAAGGAAGTGGCAGCGGTGCTGAAGCAGCCCAGCCCCACGCAAGCTGCAGCGTCCTGGTGCACCCCCGCACAAATTGAACGAGCCCGGCAGCGGATGCAGAGACGCAATCCCGGTGGAGACAGCAACGGGCGGCTGTCGGCAGCAGCGCTGCGGCAGACCGGAGCCATCGAAGCGGCGGCACTCGAGCTCTGGGAACAGCTGATCAACCAGCGTGGGCTGAGCACGCGCAGCAGCCTTCAACTGTTGCGCGTGGCGCGCACCATTGCCGATCTCAACGACCGGGCCAGCGTCGATCGAAATGCCGTGGCGGAAGCGAGTTGCTTCCGCTGCACTGATCTGCTCAAGCAGCCTGGTGCTCAGTAGTCGCGGGCACGCTTGTCGGGCGTGTCCCGGTAGGGCTGGGTGCCGATCGGCGGGGGCTGGAGATGGCGGTCGTTGAACGAACCCAGGGCATGGGTCATCGCTTCACCGAACCACTGGAACCACTGAACAACCGTTGTTTTCATCACGTCCTCCGGGGTCTGTCTTCAGTGTGAAATCACTGACAGATGACGACAACAGGTGTTTTCACTGGTTCTTGGCCAGCTCAGTAGGACGGAGCTACGGAACTCTCACTCTGTTCAGTCTCAGCCGGCTCGCTGGCTGGGCTGGATCCGGCCACTGGCGCACTGTCCCGATAGACATAGAGATGGCCGAGGCTCTTCTTGCCGTAGGCCCGTCGCTTCAAGGTCCAGCCCGGCTCAAGCCTGAGCTGAACGAATCCGCTGGCGGCACCACCGGCCCGAGCCACGAGCATGGTCGGTTGGGAGGGATTCTTGGTGGGCGTGGCCAGCAATTCAATATCCCGACCGGTGTTCACCACACTGAGCCGGTAGCGGGTGCCGAGGTCGTCACCACCGATCCGCAGGGAATAGCCGTTGCCATCGATGTAGCGGTTGCAGACCCCGCTGAAATCAAACGTGGACAGCAAGGGATCCACCATGGCCGGTGATCCCGCAGCCACAGCGAAACAGGGGCGTTTTGTGGTGCGCTGCTCGTAGATGTTCAACTGAGAACGCTCGCCCTGGCCAATCGGGGCCGACACCAAAACGAAATTGCTCAACTCCACGGGCACCGCCGTGAACAGCGAACCCTGGGCCAGGGCCACCGGTGCAGAGGTCGCTGCGAGAGCGAGGCCGGCAGCAGCCACAGTTCGAAAGCGTGCCATCACGTCCAAGGAGGAACTGAGCGGATCGTAAAAGTGATGCCTGGATCGGTCGCCCCCAATCAGGCCGGTTTGTTCAGGCGAATGGCGAACAGAAGGGTCCCCACGGTTCCAGGGGCCGCCAGGGCCAGGATCCAGCTGGTGGTTTTGACCCCGAGGTCGGGATCGCCGTAGGCCAGTTCAAACACACATCCGGTGCTGGAGATGCCCAGAACACAGGCGAGGGCCAGAAAAACGCCGGCCAGGGGTTTCATCGGCATAACTCAGGCGACGCTCCGCACATCTTGGCGCTCGAAGCCCTTCTCCTTGAGCTCCTTCTGCAGACCGTCTTCATCAGTGACGCGATCGACAAACAACACGCCATTGAGATGATCCATCTCGTGCTGAATGCAACGGGCCATCAGGCCATCGGCCTTCATCTTCCTGGGCCGACCCATCTCATCGCGGAAGCTCAGTTCAATCGCGGTGGGGCGCACCACATCGAGATACACCCCAGGGATGCTGAGACAGCCCTCTTCATAGGTGTCGAGCCCGGCGCTGGCCGCCGTGATCTCCGGATTGATCAGCACCAGGGGTGGCGTGGCTGCATTCTCCAAATCCAGATCAATCACCAGGAGCTGCTGGTGAATCCCCACCTGAGGAGCCGCCAGGCCAATGCCCTTGGCGGTGTACATGCTGCGCAGCATGTCGCGAGCCAGCTCCCGAACCTGCTCATTCACCTTGCCGATGCGGCGCGCAGGCTGCCGCAACACCTCATCGCCCAGGGTGTGAATCTCCAGCGGCGGGGTTTCCAGGGCCGTCTTGGGCACCAGCATCGTGTCCCGCGACTTATCGGCCTGACGGGCCAACTCTGCAAAGCTTCCTGCCAAGACCAACGCCGCGTTGATTCAGCATGGTAAGCGGCCTGAATCAGCCGTTATGGGAGCCGCTCCGTTATCCGCGCAACATGCCGTCGGCCGTTTGCCGGGTCTCAAGGAACCGGCCCTGGTCAGTGGCCCCGATGCAACGCTGTGGCTGATCTGGCTGGAACAGCGTCCCCAGGAGCGCGGCCGCACCACTGCATTGATCAGGCGTTTCGGTGATTCCGAAGCAGAACCACAGGAGCTGACGCCGGCCCCCAGCAATCTGCGCAGTCGGGTGCATGACTACGGCGGCGGCGTACTCGCCACCGCTGTGGAGCAGGACAGGCTGATCCTGGCCTGGATCGAGCGGGGCTGCCTCTGGCGTCAGGACTGGCGCCTGCCGCAGACCGACCCCCAGCAACCCACCCCCCTGGCTGCACCCCAAAGGCTCAGCCGGGAAGGGGACTGGGAGCTGGCGGATGGCGTGCTCGATCTGCCCAGGCAGCGCTGGATCGGAATCCGTGAAATCGAGGGCCGTGACGAGCTGGTGAGCCTGGCGCTGAACGCAACGGATCAGACGCCGCTGCTGCTGCACCAACCGACGGACTTTGCCGGCTATGGCTGCCTGAGCCCCGATGGCCAGCGCTTCGCCTGGGTGGAGTGGCAGCAACCTGCCATGCCCTGGGACAGCAGCCGTCTCTGGTGCGCGGAGTTCAGCGACACGGGCGAACTGGTCGAGACCCGTCAGCTGGCCGGAGGCGATGGCATCTCAGTGTTTCAACCCCAATGGCTGCCCGACGGGCAGTTGCTTGTGGCGGAGGACAGCTCCGGTTGGTGGAACCTGATGCTCCAGCCCAGTGCCGACGCCGCCTGGGAGAGGCCCTGGCCGATGGCTGCCGAAACGGCCATGCCCCAGTGGATCTATGGGATGAGCACCACAGCCTGGGATGGCGAGCAGCTGATCGCCGCCGTCTGCAGCCGCGGGGCCTGGTCGTTGCAACGGCTCAGCCTGGATGGAACGGTGCACCCGTTGCCGCAACCGTTTGACGACCTTGCGGGATTGAGCGCCTGCCACGGCCGCGCCGTGGCCGTGGCCAGCAACAGCACCAGCGTGGCCGGGCTGCTGGAAATCGATTTGCGACCGGCCACCCCGATCTGGAGCCACAGCCCCGCCATCACGTCACCTTTGTCGGTTGAGGCGATCAGCGTGGCCGAACCGCTGTGGTTCAACGGTCACCAGGGCGAGCGCACCCATGCCTGGTACTACCCCCCCAGCGGCAAGCCACCAGGGCCTGCGCCACTGCTGGTGAAAAGCCACAGCGGACCAACGGCCATGGCTCGCCGCGGCCTCAGCCTGGCGATTCAGTACTGGACCTCCCGGGGCTGGGGCGTGGTGGATGTGAATTACGGCGGCTCAACGGGGTTCGGCCGGGACTACCGGGAGCGCCTCAACGGGGGCTGGGGCCTGGTGGATGTGGCCGACTGCGCCTCCGCAGCGCAGGCCCTGATCGAAGCCGGTCGCGCCGATCCCGGCCAGATCGCCATCGAAGGTGGCAGTGCCGGCGGCTTCACCACCCTGGCGGCGCTGTGCTTCACCGAAGTGTTCAGGGCCGGCGCCTGCCGCTATGCGGTGTGTGATCTCACAGCCATGGCCGAAGACACGCACCGGTTTGAGGCGCGCTACGTGGATGGTCTGGTGGGGGAATGGCCCGCAGCGCGTGCTTTGTACGAGCAGCGGTCGCCACTGCTGCATGCCGATCAAATCCGCTGTCCGGTGCTGTTTTTCCAGGGTTTGCAAGACAAAGTGGTGCCGCCGGAACAGACCGAACGCATGGCGGAGGCGCTGCGCAGCAATGGCATCCCGGTGGAGGTGCGGCTGTTCGAGGAAGAAGGCCACGGCTTCCGCAGCCAAGCCACCCAGATCGAGGTGCTCGAGCAAACCGAGGCCTTTTTCAGGAGGGAATTGGGGCTAACAGACGGTTACAAAGCACACAACCCCGTTCAGCAGATGTGATGGGTTGAGCGAGCAACCAGCAGGAACCATCAACCTGTGCTCCACGGAACCCATCAGGAAGCGGTAAGTCTGAAAAGCTGACGGCTGTTTCGACAGCACCGATGCGGATCCTGCGTTATCGCGGCAACAGCTATGCCAGCCCTGAACCGTCCGCTGAAGCTCCCCGTCCCGGCGCACGCTCCTACCGCTGGGTGAAGTACGCCATCGACACCAACAAGGTTGTTCCCCTGCGGCAACGCGAGGCCGCAGCAAGCAACGATCAGCTGGAGGCCTGAGCCAGCTCAGCTGTGCTCGCGCAGGAAGGAGACCGTGGAAGCGAGCTCTTCGCTGAAGCGGTCGATCTCTTCAAAAGTGCTGGTGAAGCTCAGGCTGGCCCGCGCTGAAGCCGTCACGTCGTACATGCGGTGCAGGGGCTGACAGCAGTGGTGACCACTGCGGATGCAGATCCCAGACGCATCGATCAGAGCGGCAATGTCGTTGGCATGCACGCCATCCACCAGGAATGTGGCGAGGGCACCTCGCTCAGGCTGCTGATCCGGCGTCGGCCCCAGGACCCTCACACCATCAATGGCCTGCAACCGGGTGAACAGATGCCGGGTGAGCTGAGCTTCCCAGGCCTGAATCGCCTCCAGACCCACCGCCTGCAGGTAGCGAATCGCGGCACCCATGCCCACCGCCTCGCCAATGGCAGGGGTGCCCGCTTCGAACTTGTGGGGCAACACCGCCCAGGTGCTGTGGTCCAGGAAAACGTCCTGAATCATCTCCCCGCCGCCCAAAAAGGGAGGCATCGCCTCCAGCAGCGACTCCCGCGCCCAGAGGAAACCCATGCCGGTGGGGCCACAGAGCTTGTGGGAGGAGCCGACGAGGAAGTCGGCGTCTATGGCCGCCACATCAATCGGCTTGTGGGCCAGGCTCTGGCAGGCATCCACGAGCACACAGGCGCCAACGGCATGGGCTGCGGGGATCACCTGATCCAGGGGATTGCAGCAACCGAGGGAATTGCTGATGTGCACCAGGCTCACCAGTCGGGTGCGCTCATTGAGCTGGGCCCGGAAATCCTCAAGATCCAGCTCACCGAATTCGGTGATGCCCACATGGCGCAGCACGCAGCCGGTGCGCTGCGCCAACAGCTGCCAGGGCACCAGGTTGCTGTGGTGCTCCATCACCGTGAGGAGAATTTCGTCCCCCTCCTTGAGGCTGGCGTCCCCCCAGGTGCGCGCCACCAGATTGATGGCTTCGCTGGCATTGCGGGTGAAGACAATCTCGCGGGAACTGGCCGCACCCACGAAGGCCGCCGTCGTACTGCGGGCCGCCTCAAAGGCATCGGTGGCACGGGCACTGAGCTGGTGCGCACCGCGATGCACGTTGGCGTTGTCGCAGCTGTAGTACTGCTGCAGCGCTTCGAGCACCTGACGGGGCTTCTGGCTGGTGGCAGCGTGATCGAGATAGATCAGCGGGCGGCCATCCGGAGCCAGCTGCTCGAGAATCGGGAAATCGGCACGATATCGAGACGATAAATCCACGAAATCAGCACTGGATCGTGCTTCGGCGGCGATCGTCATGGGGCGAGGCTCTCCGTCACGCGCTCCAGGGGGCGCCACGCCTGCGCGGCAGCAGGTAGCTGGGCGATCACCTCCTGGCAGGCCCCGCGCAGCAGCAGCGCCGTTGCATCCGCCGCAGCGATGCCCCGGCTCTGGAGATAGAACAGCTCATCGCCCTGAAGCTGTGACACGGTGGCGCCGTGGGCGCAGCGCACATCGTCCGCCACGATCTCCAGCTCGGGCTTGGTGTCCACCCGGGCCCGATCAGACAGCAGCAGGTTGCGGCTCAATTGGGCGGCGTTGGTGCGCTGAGCATCGCGGGGAACACTGATGGCGCCGTTAAAAATTGCGTGGGACTGGCCGCCGGCCAGGCATTTCTGCAACTGATCCAGCTCCCCCTCCGGCCCGTCGAAGCGCACCGCGGTGTGGGTGGCCAGCTGCTGCTCGGCGCCGGTGACGGCCAAACCCTTGAGCACGGTCTCTGCCTGGCCATCCACCTGCACCACCCGGGGCTCCACCCGTCCCAGATTCCAGCCCTGAACCACCGAAGTGAGGGCATAGGAGCTGCGGGGCTCCTGCTCCACAGCCAAATGGGCCATCAGCGATGACGCACCATCCGCCGTCGCCAGCACGCCATGGCGCAGTTGGGCCTCCTGCCC containing:
- a CDS encoding Ycf66 family protein; the encoded protein is MVNASLNWASIVGIVLAVGGALLYFMRSFKPALARDYDVFFAAIGLLCGGILFFQGWRLDPILQFGQFLLAGTTVFFAYESVRLRGVATEQARRSAYFDDEPAPARGGSPGGLRGGWDDGGYDRFDEPQPVRRRFSGRDDDAEERPEEEFYRPRRASRAAIPEEAASRRSADREQGDSGWDQNDERSRRMARFRAGEARDERRPDFGSRRTDREEQRRGSRPMGRPERPSGERAPSGAEDAAFAPSRSSAPSSSAPNRGRPSANPNAASDSRRSPEPPLASNRPSSNRQPPRSSRPSSGRPRDNSSRFDD
- a CDS encoding chlorophyll a/b-binding protein produces the protein MTSTSETPDTTSVPETSATTNDVPAFGWSGYAERVNGRFAMVGFVAVLLIEVLSGDTFLHWAGLLP
- a CDS encoding ABC transporter ATP-binding protein/permease → MTHQLQNLRNQAAKLRRLSQPYFFPYTEDNGWQFLGLLVSLLFCVAGIVLFLVTGLMNGLSWLLPELSGQYLGGVQSSLAMLWSRGWGAGISALFVLGAVVFASVRGQLRHRRWLPWLFLGLIILMLLSVNGINAGITFLARDLTNALIARDGDASYRNLWIYGACFAVALPIRSLQFYFTQKLGLFWREWLSLSLVDDYLRDRAYYVLNPNDEAATNVDNPDQRISEDVRDFTAQALGFALNIFDSILTFSLNILILYSVSEGLTFALLAYATAVSVLMIVAGRKLVRLNNFQLRFEADYRYGLVRVRDNAESIAFYAGEQQEAKEVTRRLATVVENFNLLIVWEVLLRVLQRSSIYASNFIPYLILAAPILAGEMDYGGFAQANVAYNLVEGSLFFIIYNIEALARFSASINRLEGFQSNISNLDPEEWSDYVPRIVPSERLALQGVTVKTPRTDNVLVRDLSFSLGNAEGLLVVGPSGCGKTSLLRVVSGLWGSPTGTVYSPGQGDLLFIPQKPYMALGSLREQLCYPLDQARFSDEQLRAVLDQVMLGKLLQRYPDLDIKQDWPRLLSLGEQQRLAFARLLLNSPKVVVLDEATSALDVETESRLYSLLRDREVAFISVGHRPTLKDFHDTVLELSGDHDWRLIPATSYDFGRS
- a CDS encoding histidine triad nucleotide-binding protein, which encodes MADDTIFGKILRGEIPCDEVYSDEQCLAFRDVAPQAPVHVLVIPRKPIESLRSGAAEDAALLGHLLLVAARVAKQEGLDDFRTVINSGAGAGQTVFHLHVHVIGGRPLAWPPG
- a CDS encoding YifB family Mg chelatase-like AAA ATPase is translated as MLARCLSASLQGLEARPVVVEVDLAPGLPGVQLVGRPDKAIQESRERVRTALRNSGFRGPLVRVVINLAPADLRKEGPSFDLPIALALLVASGQLARPPLEGLWCAGELGIDGSLRPCRGVIALAEKAQQHKAQALVVPPENAQEASLIEGLTIRTAANLRTLVEQLKGERPWPATGYSSTRSSTRPTKPEPWPCLDSSLASRALALSAAGSHHLLLVGPPGCGKTRLAHQLPRLLPALSHKEALSITRIHSVAGQLHGIEHLQQQRPFRSPHHSCSAAALLGGGRSPRPGEVSLAHGGVLFLDELAEFPRAVLDQLRQPLENGAVQISRSQQSTVFPALVTLVAATNPCPCGWHGDRDHGCRCSISQRYWQRLSGPLLDRLDLQLRLERRSAKEVAAVLKQPSPTQAAASWCTPAQIERARQRMQRRNPGGDSNGRLSAAALRQTGAIEAAALELWEQLINQRGLSTRSSLQLLRVARTIADLNDRASVDRNAVAEASCFRCTDLLKQPGAQ
- a CDS encoding DUF3747 domain-containing protein, which translates into the protein MARFRTVAAAGLALAATSAPVALAQGSLFTAVPVELSNFVLVSAPIGQGERSQLNIYEQRTTKRPCFAVAAGSPAMVDPLLSTFDFSGVCNRYIDGNGYSLRIGGDDLGTRYRLSVVNTGRDIELLATPTKNPSQPTMLVARAGGAASGFVQLRLEPGWTLKRRAYGKKSLGHLYVYRDSAPVAGSSPASEPAETEQSESSVAPSY
- the def gene encoding peptide deformylase, with the translated sequence MAGSFAELARQADKSRDTMLVPKTALETPPLEIHTLGDEVLRQPARRIGKVNEQVRELARDMLRSMYTAKGIGLAAPQVGIHQQLLVIDLDLENAATPPLVLINPEITAASAGLDTYEEGCLSIPGVYLDVVRPTAIELSFRDEMGRPRKMKADGLMARCIQHEMDHLNGVLFVDRVTDEDGLQKELKEKGFERQDVRSVA
- a CDS encoding prolyl oligopeptidase family serine peptidase is translated as MGAAPLSAQHAVGRLPGLKEPALVSGPDATLWLIWLEQRPQERGRTTALIRRFGDSEAEPQELTPAPSNLRSRVHDYGGGVLATAVEQDRLILAWIERGCLWRQDWRLPQTDPQQPTPLAAPQRLSREGDWELADGVLDLPRQRWIGIREIEGRDELVSLALNATDQTPLLLHQPTDFAGYGCLSPDGQRFAWVEWQQPAMPWDSSRLWCAEFSDTGELVETRQLAGGDGISVFQPQWLPDGQLLVAEDSSGWWNLMLQPSADAAWERPWPMAAETAMPQWIYGMSTTAWDGEQLIAAVCSRGAWSLQRLSLDGTVHPLPQPFDDLAGLSACHGRAVAVASNSTSVAGLLEIDLRPATPIWSHSPAITSPLSVEAISVAEPLWFNGHQGERTHAWYYPPSGKPPGPAPLLVKSHSGPTAMARRGLSLAIQYWTSRGWGVVDVNYGGSTGFGRDYRERLNGGWGLVDVADCASAAQALIEAGRADPGQIAIEGGSAGGFTTLAALCFTEVFRAGACRYAVCDLTAMAEDTHRFEARYVDGLVGEWPAARALYEQRSPLLHADQIRCPVLFFQGLQDKVVPPEQTERMAEALRSNGIPVEVRLFEEEGHGFRSQATQIEVLEQTEAFFRRELGLTDGYKAHNPVQQM
- a CDS encoding SufS family cysteine desulfurase, with product MTIAAEARSSADFVDLSSRYRADFPILEQLAPDGRPLIYLDHAATSQKPRQVLEALQQYYSCDNANVHRGAHQLSARATDAFEAARSTTAAFVGAASSREIVFTRNASEAINLVARTWGDASLKEGDEILLTVMEHHSNLVPWQLLAQRTGCVLRHVGITEFGELDLEDFRAQLNERTRLVSLVHISNSLGCCNPLDQVIPAAHAVGACVLVDACQSLAHKPIDVAAIDADFLVGSSHKLCGPTGMGFLWARESLLEAMPPFLGGGEMIQDVFLDHSTWAVLPHKFEAGTPAIGEAVGMGAAIRYLQAVGLEAIQAWEAQLTRHLFTRLQAIDGVRVLGPTPDQQPERGALATFLVDGVHANDIAALIDASGICIRSGHHCCQPLHRMYDVTASARASLSFTSTFEEIDRFSEELASTVSFLREHS
- a CDS encoding SufD family Fe-S cluster assembly protein, yielding MASSVLAPVQERGRAALEQLGLPNRRQEPWRLTDLKRLAAVSELPASSSPLSEPLPASLDGVTRLVLNGFDDPLAGQVLPEGITALNAEELQQALGHTLDRCGCAQVWPVEFNHAKAQQILALRVRGRVGPLELVLAAGAGLNATRVLLLLEEKAELELMQVLLAEGASAHSHVLEVHLGQEAQLRHGVLATADGASSLMAHLAVEQEPRSSYALTSVVQGWNLGRVEPRVVQVDGQAETVLKGLAVTGAEQQLATHTAVRFDGPEGELDQLQKCLAGGQSHAIFNGAISVPRDAQRTNAAQLSRNLLLSDRARVDTKPELEIVADDVRCAHGATVSQLQGDELFYLQSRGIAAADATALLLRGACQEVIAQLPAAAQAWRPLERVTESLAP